From Methanobrevibacter sp., a single genomic window includes:
- a CDS encoding dUTP diphosphatase yields the protein EVNSEIGKKLEHQPSWREYILAYNCELYEALNAIGTWKWWKHSHVIEKDRVLDEVADCFAFILSAFLSIEPETRLNLMINFASRYVDFRHQFLDDYKDNLDQLVRDLIVFVGTASELQGDEHLTSLDSFALLLIITEIALRDENIDWDDFIYYYKRKSKVNIKRQKENY from the coding sequence GAAGTAAATAGCGAAATTGGTAAAAAACTCGAACATCAACCTTCTTGGAGAGAATATATCCTTGCTTATAACTGCGAGCTTTATGAGGCTCTTAATGCAATCGGTACTTGGAAATGGTGGAAACATAGTCATGTTATTGAAAAAGATCGTGTCCTCGATGAAGTTGCAGATTGCTTTGCTTTCATTTTAAGTGCTTTCTTAAGTATTGAGCCAGAAACGCGCCTGAACCTCATGATTAACTTTGCAAGCCGCTATGTTGACTTCAGACATCAATTCCTTGACGATTATAAAGATAATTTAGATCAACTTGTTCGAGATCTTATCGTTTTTGTGGGTACTGCAAGTGAACTTCAAGGAGATGAACATCTTACATCTCTTGATAGTTTTGCACTCTTGCTTATCATCACTGAAATTGCCCTAAGAGATGAAAATATTGATTGGGACGACTTTATTTATTACTATAAGAGAAAAAGTAAAGTTAATATCAAGCGTCAAAAGGAAAATTATTAG